A segment of the Gemmatimonadaceae bacterium genome:
AAACGGTCCATGAGCACCGCGGCGCGCTCGGTCTGCATGATCAGTGAATTCAGATCGACCTCTTCGCGCGGCGTGTGGGCGCCGCGCCCGAGGGCGCCGAGCCCGTCCATGCCGTCGATGTACGGCGCCACGAACGAGACATCGCCGGCGCCGCGCGACCCGGGATCCTGGGCGCGCACGGGGCCGTACCCCAGCGACTGGCTGGTCGAGTCGTAGAGCGCGATCAGGTGCTCGCCGCCCGGGGTCATCGGCATGGCCGGATATCCGTCCTCGAACGTGATCTCGGCGGACGTGCCGGGCAGGTGGCGGGCCACGATCTCGCGCATCAGCCGGCGTGTGCTGTCCTTCTGGCCCTCGGTGATGAACCGTAGGTCGCCAGGCACGACGGCGCTCGGGGCGATGATGTTGGTCTTGCCGGCCACGGTGCCGGAAAGATGCGCGGTGTCGTAGGCGACCGTGGCGCCGCCAAGGATGACGCCGGGGTTGAACGTGAGGTACCGCGGTCCCACCAGCTCGCGGCGGAAGGCGTCGAGGATGCGCGCCGCTTCGTAGATCGCGCCGTAGCCGGCGCGCGAGCTGAACACCCCGGCCGAGTGCGACTGGCGGGCGGATACGGTGAGTAGCCACGAACTGGCGCCGCGCCGCGACACCGAGGCTTCGGAGCGGCTGCCGCCCTCGAAGGCCAGCGCGACATCGCTCCGTTGGGCGGCCTCGCGCAGGTCGCGCCGCGACACGTCGAGCGGCAGGCCGGGGGCCTCCTCGTCGCCGTTGAACACGACGGTGATGTTGGCGTCCTTGAGCGCGCCGATGTCGCGGAGGGCCTTGAGGGCGTACACGGCGATCACGTCGCCGCCCTTCATGTCGCTGGAGCCGGCGCCCTTGGCCAGCGTGTCCTCGCGCACGAACTGCTGGCCCTCGCCCTCGAACACGGTGTCGAAGTGGCCGATGAGCAGGATGCGCGTGGTGCCGGGCTTGCCCCGGTGCACCGCGATGAGATGGCCGGCGCGCTTGACCGAGTCGGGCATGTTCGCCCAACGGGTCTCGAAGCCCAGCGAGTCGAGCGCCGCGGCGAACAGCGCCCCCACGCGGCGCACGCCGGGCAGATTCATCGTGCCGCTGTTGATGTCCACGGCGCGCTGGAGCATGCCGATGGCGTCCTCGTGGTGCTCGGCCACGTAGGCGCGGATCCGCTGCTCGGAGGGCGAGAGCTGGGCGGCGGCGGGCGCGGCGCGGAGCGCGAGTCCGAGCACGAGGGCCAGCGCGGAGGCGCGGCGCGCGCCGGGCGATGGGCGGGCGATCGACATGACGAGGGGACTCCGGGAAGGGGCGTGGCGAGAAGCTATCGCCGCGCGCGGGGCGGGTCCAACCGGCGCTAGTCGAGCGAGCGCCACAGGTACCAGCTGGCGATGGTGCTGTACGGGCTCCAGGGGGCGCCGATCCGGCGGACGTCGTCGGGGGTGGCGCGGCGGCGCAGGCCGTAGGCCCGCTGGATCGCATTCTGGATGCCGAGGTCCAGCTCGGGGAGCACGTCGGGGCGTCCGAGGCGGAACATGAGGAACATCTGCGCGGTCCAGCGGCCGATGCCCTTGACCTGCACGAGATGCTCGATGATCTCGTCGTCGTTCATGAAGCGCACGCGGTCGAGGGGCACGGCTCCGGTGTGCACCTTGAGCGCGAGATCGCGAAGGTAGCCGATCTTCTGGCGCGACAGGCCGGCGCCGCGGAGCGCGTCGTCGGACAGCGCCAACAGCCGCTCGGGATCCACGTGCTTGCGCGGGAAGAGCGCGCAGCAGCGCGCATGGATCGTCCCCGCGGCCTTGCCGGAGAGTTGCTGGTACACCACCGATCGCACCAGATCGTGAAAGTGCGAGCGGCCCAGCCGCATGCGTGGGCGGTATGGCCCCACTCGGCGCATGACGCGCGCCATCACGGGGTCGACGCGGCGCAGATGGGCGAGCGCGCGCCGGACGTGAGCGTCGGAAGTGGACAAGCGTCGGGCCGGCGGCGGGTCAGGCCACGCGTTGCAGCGCGGCCGCGATCGCGGTCACGATCTCGTCGATCTGGGCGGTGCTCACGATGAGCGGCGGCGAGATCGCGATCGTGTCGCCCGCCATGCGCACGAGCACGCCGTGCTCGAGACAGTCGAGGAACACATCGAACGCGCGGGCGCCGGGGCGCGCGTCGCGCGGCGCGACCTCGACGGCGCCCACGAGGCCGATGTTGCGCACGTCCACCACGTGGGGCGCGCCGTCCAGCCGGTGCACGGCCTCCTCCCAGTACGGCGCCAGATCGGCGGCGCGGGCAAACAGTCCCTCGCGCTCGTAGACGTCGAGCGTGGCGAGGCCGGCCGCGCAGGCCAGCGGGTGGCCGGAGTACGTGTAGCCGTGGAACAGTTCGATGCCGGGCGGCGCCGTCTCCACGACGGCCTCGTGAATGCGCGTGTGCACCAGCACGGCGCCCATGGGCACGGCGGCGTTGGTGATGCCTTTGGCGACCGTGATCATGTCGGGGAGGACGCCGAAGTACTGGGCGGCGAACGGCGCGCCCAGCCGGCCGAACCCGGTGATCACCTCGTCGAAGATGAGCAGGATGTCGTGCCGGGTGCACAACTCGCGCAGCCGTTCCAGATAGCCCACCGGCGGAACGAGGACGCCGGTGGATCCCGCCATCGGCTCCACGATCACGGCGGCGATGGTGTGCGCGCCGCGCGCGGC
Coding sequences within it:
- a CDS encoding M20/M25/M40 family metallo-hydrolase, whose protein sequence is MSIARPSPGARRASALALVLGLALRAAPAAAQLSPSEQRIRAYVAEHHEDAIGMLQRAVDINSGTMNLPGVRRVGALFAAALDSLGFETRWANMPDSVKRAGHLIAVHRGKPGTTRILLIGHFDTVFEGEGQQFVREDTLAKGAGSSDMKGGDVIAVYALKALRDIGALKDANITVVFNGDEEAPGLPLDVSRRDLREAAQRSDVALAFEGGSRSEASVSRRGASSWLLTVSARQSHSAGVFSSRAGYGAIYEAARILDAFRRELVGPRYLTFNPGVILGGATVAYDTAHLSGTVAGKTNIIAPSAVVPGDLRFITEGQKDSTRRLMREIVARHLPGTSAEITFEDGYPAMPMTPGGEHLIALYDSTSQSLGYGPVRAQDPGSRGAGDVSFVAPYIDGMDGLGALGRGAHTPREEVDLNSLIMQTERAAVLMDRLLHEKPVGR
- a CDS encoding aspartate aminotransferase family protein produces the protein MTARTTTSPVPPQSPAPSLAEHWMPFTANRAFKQAPRLLVSAKDMHYVAADGRRVLDGTAGMWCVNAGHAREPIVRAVAEQAATLDYAPGFQMGHPLAFELAHRVARLAPGDLKRVFFTNSGSEAVDTALKIALAYWKARGEPGRVRFVGRQRGYHGVGFGGTSVGGIDANRRQFEGQLLPNVDHLPHTHDLEHNAFSRGQPAWGAELADTLDAVIAARGAHTIAAVIVEPMAGSTGVLVPPVGYLERLRELCTRHDILLIFDEVITGFGRLGAPFAAQYFGVLPDMITVAKGITNAAVPMGAVLVHTRIHEAVVETAPPGIELFHGYTYSGHPLACAAGLATLDVYEREGLFARAADLAPYWEEAVHRLDGAPHVVDVRNIGLVGAVEVAPRDARPGARAFDVFLDCLEHGVLVRMAGDTIAISPPLIVSTAQIDEIVTAIAAALQRVA